In Sander vitreus isolate 19-12246 chromosome 12, sanVit1, whole genome shotgun sequence, the following proteins share a genomic window:
- the rbp1.1 gene encoding retinol-binding protein 1.1 isoform X2, whose amino-acid sequence MRYHYGRILEEYEQSTGMHDDFSGNTTPLSKVNIAIRKIATLLKPDKDIVHDGDHIIIKTLSTFKNYNMDFHVGKEFEEDLSGVDDRKCMTTITWEGDKLVCVQKGEIEGRGWTHWVDGDELHLELRAAGAVCKQVFKKT is encoded by the exons ATGAG GTATCATTATGGGCGTATTCTGGAGGAGTATGAGCAGAGCACAGGAATGCACGACGACTTCAGTGGAAACACGACTCCCCTCTCAA AAGTAAACATCGCCATCAGGAAAATCGCCACCTTGTTGAAGCCTGACAAGGACATTGTCCACGATGGGGACCACATAATCATCAAAACCCTCAGCACCTTCAAAAACTACAACATGGACTTCCATGTGGGCAAAGAGTTTGAGGAGGATCTGTCTGGAGTGGATGACAGGAAATGCATG ACCACCATCACCTGGGAGGGAGACAAGCTGGTGTGTGTGCAGAAGGGAGAGATTGAAGGAAGAGGCTGGACCCACTGGGTGGACGGAGATGAGCTTCATCTG GAGCTGAGAGCTGCAGGAGCTGTTTGCAAGCAGGTCTTCAAGAAGACCTAA
- the rbp1.1 gene encoding retinol-binding protein 1.1 isoform X3, producing MPADFNGYWKMISNDNFEEYLKALEVNIAIRKIATLLKPDKDIVHDGDHIIIKTLSTFKNYNMDFHVGKEFEEDLSGVDDRKCMTTITWEGDKLVCVQKGEIEGRGWTHWVDGDELHLELRAAGAVCKQVFKKT from the exons ATGCCAGCTGATTTCAACGGATATTGGAAAATGATTTCCAATGATAACTTTGAGGAGTATCTGAAGGCTCTTG AAGTAAACATCGCCATCAGGAAAATCGCCACCTTGTTGAAGCCTGACAAGGACATTGTCCACGATGGGGACCACATAATCATCAAAACCCTCAGCACCTTCAAAAACTACAACATGGACTTCCATGTGGGCAAAGAGTTTGAGGAGGATCTGTCTGGAGTGGATGACAGGAAATGCATG ACCACCATCACCTGGGAGGGAGACAAGCTGGTGTGTGTGCAGAAGGGAGAGATTGAAGGAAGAGGCTGGACCCACTGGGTGGACGGAGATGAGCTTCATCTG GAGCTGAGAGCTGCAGGAGCTGTTTGCAAGCAGGTCTTCAAGAAGACCTAA
- the rbp1.1 gene encoding retinol-binding protein 1.1 isoform X1 has translation MATRRVPLVLLACGSFNPITNQHMRLFELARDHMHSTGQYQVVGGIVSPVSDGYGKQGLVLAKHRIAMAKLALQSSNWVTVDEWESQQPDWTETVVTMRYHYGRILEEYEQSTGMHDDFSGNTTPLSSPCPQLKLLCGADFLDTFKIPGLWRDDHVEEVAGRFGLVCVSRGGLQPERAVHESDTLSRQRQNIFLVREWVRNETSATEVRRALRRDRSVKYLIPDAVIEYIHQHNLYTEDSERRNKGTVLRPLAKQAQPVKSLDD, from the exons ATGGCCACCCGCCGTGTTCCACTAGTCTTGCTAGCCTGCGGCTCCTTCAATCCCATCACAAACCAGCACATGAGGCTGTTTGAGCTGGCCAGAGACCACATGCACAGCACAG GTCAGTACCAGGTGGTGGGTGGCATCGTGTCTCCAGTGAGTGACGGCTATGGAAAGCAAGGCCTGGTACTGGCAAAGCACCGAATCGCCATGGCAAAGTTGGCGCTCCAGAGCTCCAACTGGGTCACGGTTGATGAATGGGAGAGCCAGCAGCCAGACTGGACGGAGACTGTGGTCACCATGAG GTATCATTATGGGCGTATTCTGGAGGAGTATGAGCAGAGCACAGGAATGCACGACGACTTCAGTGGAAACACGACTCCCCTCTCAA GCCCCTGTCCCCAGTTGAAGCTCCTGTGTGGAGCCGATTTCCTCGACACTTTCAAGATCCCTGGCCTGTGGCGGGACGACCACGTGGAGGAGGTGGCCGGGCGCTTCGGCCTCGTCTGCGTCAGTCGAGGGGGGCTTCAGCCCGAGCGAGCCGTGCACGAGTCGGACACGCTCTCGCGGCAGCGTCAAAACATTTTCCTCGTGAGGGAATGGGTGAGGAATGAGACGAGCGCCACAGAGGTCCGCCGGGCTCTGAGAAGGGATCGGAGTGTGAAATACCTGATCCCAGACGCTGTGATAGAATATATTCACCAGCACAACCTCTACACGGAGGACAGCGAGAGAAGAAATAAAGGCACAGTGCTGAGGCCGCTCGCCAAACAGGCACAGCCAGTAAAGAGTCTGGATGACTGA